Proteins encoded by one window of Candidatus Hydrogenedentota bacterium:
- a CDS encoding Rrf2 family transcriptional regulator yields the protein MRVRARSVCKQAGIPEAYSRKVFQSLVQGGFLRAVLGPGGGYELMRDPAEITLLEVIRAVDGEDTFGECILGFALCGGDKPCPFHELWGNARSELLERLGAQTMATLAAAQASRQLGDVRVDLPKRRGRPKKTPAG from the coding sequence ATCCGGGTTAGGGCGCGCAGTGTCTGCAAACAGGCGGGCATTCCGGAGGCTTACAGCCGAAAAGTCTTCCAGTCCCTGGTGCAGGGCGGTTTTTTGCGGGCCGTGCTGGGGCCGGGCGGCGGCTATGAGCTCATGCGTGATCCCGCGGAAATCACCCTGCTGGAGGTGATTCGCGCCGTGGACGGGGAGGACACGTTCGGCGAGTGCATTTTGGGCTTTGCATTGTGCGGCGGCGACAAGCCCTGTCCATTTCACGAATTGTGGGGCAACGCCCGCTCCGAACTCCTTGAGCGGCTCGGCGCGCAGACCATGGCCACCCTGGCCGCCGCCCAGGCCTCAAGACAACTTGGGGATGTCCGTGTTGACCTCCCCAAGCGGCGGGGCAGGCCCAAAAAGACCCCGGCTGGATGA